One window of the Trifolium pratense cultivar HEN17-A07 linkage group LG2, ARS_RC_1.1, whole genome shotgun sequence genome contains the following:
- the LOC123905705 gene encoding uncharacterized protein LOC123905705, whose amino-acid sequence MASNIVAPWQSLQVLKNHRLKKHHSYFNTKKTSYSVIRNEKTSSFNYRTTANIPIYELPGASFDQYMDDKLRVARAVFHDQTKTKQLNEEEWRVKMAPMQVLFMNVQPSADVKLTIKSNGEDYPPHIPHHISKILEVHFIKWELKGLNTLDNDPYHFSLDLDVKGTIYPERSGKHTLLKNQIEMKISFILSPEMGFIPEDVLQTAFEMVFKTMSNEMKQDFNGRLLADYNSFKRYKSKKNSV is encoded by the exons ATGGCAAGCAATATTGTGGCTCCTTGGCAATCTTTGCAAGTATTAAAGAATCATAGGTTGAAAAAACATCATAGTTATTTCAATACAAAGAAAACATCATATTCAGTGATTAGGAATGAAAAAACTTCCTCATTCAATTATAGAACCACTGCTAATATTCCTATTTATGAATTGCCAGGG GCTTCCTTTGATCAATATATGGATGATAAACTCAGAGTAGCCAGAGCAGTGTTTCATGaccaaacaaaaactaaacagcTAAATGAG GAAGAATGGAGAGTTAAAATGGCTCCTATGCAAGTCTTATTCATGAATGTCCAGCCATCAGCAGATGTAAAGTTAACAATTAAGTCTAATGGTGAAGATTATCCACCTCACATTCCTCATCACATTAGTAAAATTCTTGAAGTTCACTTT ATAAAGTGGGAGCTCAAAGGACTCAATACCCTTGACAATGATCCTTACCACTTTAGTTTAGATTTAGATGTAAAAGGTACTATATATCCAGAAAGAAGTGGAAAACATACTTTGCTCAAGAATCAAATAGAGATGAAGATAAGCTTTATTCTTTCTCCAGAAATGGGTTTTATTCCTGAAGATGTCTTACAAACTGCATTTGAAATG GTTTTCAAAACAATGTCAAATGAAATGAAGCAGGACTTTAATGGTAGATTATTGGCAGATTATAACAGTTTCAAGAGGTACAAATCAAAGAAGAATTCAGTCTAA
- the LOC123905707 gene encoding G-type lectin S-receptor-like serine/threonine-protein kinase At4g27290: MLHNMKILLFIWFLIFSYTTRISTSLDTLAVGESIKDGETLVSSNGIIEVGFFSPQNSTQRLRYLGIWYRNVSPLTVVWVANNEKPLQDKSGVLRLNEKGILLLLNDVNSTIWSSKISSLEENSTQIAQLLDSGNFVVKNRRETDQDRCLWQSFDYPGDTLMSGIIVFIIVKFELGLTQPQKVGMYSI; the protein is encoded by the coding sequence ATGTTGCATAAcatgaaaattttattatttatttggttcTTAATATTTTCCTATACTACAAGAATTTCTACTTCACTAGACACTTTAGCAGTTGGTGAATCTATCAAAGATGGTGAAACTTTAGTTTCATCAAATGGAATTATTGAAGTGGGTTTCTTTAGCCCTCAAAATTCAACACAAAGATTAAGATACTTAGGTATATGGTATAGGAATGTGTCACCTTTAACAGTTGTTTGGGTAGCAAACAATGAAAAACCTCTACAAGATAAATCAGGAGTTTTGAGACTCAATGAAAAAGGGATTCTTTTGCTTCTCAATGATGTAAATAGTACTATTTGGTCATCTAAGATATCAAGCTTAGAAGAAAATAGTACTCAAATTGCTCAGCTCTTGGATAGTGGAAATTTTGTAGTGAAAAATAGAAGGGAAACTGATCAAGACAGGTGTTTGTGGCAGAGTTTTGATTATCCCGGTGATACGTTGATGTCAGGTATTATTGTCTTTATTATCGTAAAATTTGAGTTAGGCTTAACTCAACCTCAAAAAGTAGGCATGTATTCTATATGA
- the LOC123905704 gene encoding G-type lectin S-receptor-like serine/threonine-protein kinase At4g27290, translating into MTILHATLVITKLLLVFFSKFSSAGDTITKSDSFLDGSTLISKDGTFELGFFNPGNSPNRYVGIWYKNIPVKTVVWVANRDNPIKDNSSSSKLKINSEGNLVLLNNNQSILWSTNATKTASSPIVHLLNNGNLVLRDDNENEEDSFLWQSFDYPGNTLLPGMKIGWDKKTGLNRRVTAWNNWDDPSSGYFSYSTKLTSNPEVVIWKGSDEFYRTGPMIGALSGGVFGLKPNPIYNHYFVYNSEEVYYMYTLKDNSVISIVVLNQTLLVRQRLIWIPESKTWHDYLNLPQDNCDAYNVCGTNAKCNIDGSPFCQCLDGFKPKSPQQWITTDWTQGCVRSGNWTCGVKSRDGFRRIAGVKLPDTTNSWINVNMTIDDCKVKCLQNCSCTAYSSLFPNEERKGCSIWFNDLKDLRLSQPGRDLYVRIDASDIGDKHRHTKLIILSASIIMFAVIVMLFTFYIYKTKIKYKGEHDDLELPFFNITTISDATNNFSIRNKLGEGGFGPVYKGMLRDGQEIAVKRLSGSSLQGLKEFKNEVILCAKLQHRNLVKVIGCCIEKDEKMLVYEYMSNTGLDSFLFDPIQSKLLNWSTRFDILYGIARGLLYLHQDSRLRIIHRDLKASNILLDSGMNPKISDFGLARMCGGDQIEGQTSRIVGTYGYMAPEYAIDGLFSIKSDVFSFGVLLLELISGKRNRTLPYNRYDHNLIGHAWRLWKEGIAHTLIDDNLKDTCILNEALRCIQIGLLCLQQHPDDRPNMTSVVVMLSSNNVLPQPHEPGFLIKKISIKGEASSERQSSSSINNITISILDAR; encoded by the exons atgacCATTCTTCATGCAACGCTTGTTATCACTAAGCTACTATTAGTATTCTTCTCCAAATTTTCATCTGCAGGTGATACTATTACCAAATCAGATTCATTTTTAGATGGCAGCACCTTGATTTCTAAAGATGGAACCTTTGAGTTGGGTTTCTTTAATCCAGGTAATTCCCCGAACCGCTATGTTGGAATTTGGTACAAAAACATCCCAGTTAAAACAGTTGTTTGGGTTGCCAATCGTGATAACCCAATCAAAGACAACTCGAGCTCGAGCAAGTTGAAAATAAACAGCGAAGGAAATCTTGTTCTTCTCAACAATAATCAGTCTATTCTATGGTCAACAAATGCAACAAAGACGGCTTCAAGTCCAATTGTTCATCTCTTGAACAACGGAAATTTAGTACTTAGAGATGACAATGAAAACGAAGAAGACAGTTTCTTGTGGCAGAGTTTTGACTATCCAGGTAATACATTATTACCGGGAATGAAGATTGGATGGGACAAGAAAACCGGCCTTAATAGGCGTGTCACTGCGTGGAATAATTGGGACGATCCATCGTCAGGCTACTTTAGTTATTCAACGAAACTTACCAGTAATCCTGAAGTAGTAATTTGGAAAGGCTCAGATGAGTTCTATAGAACAGGACCGATGATTGGTGCTTTGTCGGGTGGAGTATTTGGTTTGAAGCCTAACCCAATTTATAATCACTACTTTGTATACAATTCAGAGGAAGTGTATTACATGTATACACTCAAGGACAATTCTGTGATTTCCATAGTTGTTTTAAACCAAACTCTTTTAGTTCGTCAACGCCTTATATGGATTCCTGAATCGAAAACTTGGCATGATTACTTAAACCTACCACAAGACAATTGTGATGCTTATAATGTTTGCGGTACAAATGCAAAATGTAACATTGACGGATCACCATTTTGTCAGTGTTTAGACGGGTTTAAGCCAAAATCACCACAACAATGGATCACGACGGATTGGACACAAGGATGTGTGCGCAGTGGGAATTGGACATGTGGAGTCAAGAGTAGAGACGGTTTTCGTAGAATTGCTGGAGTGAAGTTGCCAGATACTACAAATTCTTGGATTAATGTAAATATGACAATTGATGATTGCAAGGTTAAATGTTTGCAAAATTGTTCTTGTACAGCTTACTCAAGCTTATTCCCAAATGAAGAAAGAAAGGGTTGTTCCATATGGTTTAATGATCTTAAAGATTTGAGACTTTCACAACCTGGGAGAGACTTATATGTTCGAATTGATGCATCGGATATAG GTGATAAACATAGGCATACCAAGCTAATTATCTTGTCAGCTTCAATCATCATGTTTGCAGTCATTGTGATGCTATTTACATTCTACATTTATAAAACAAAGATAAAGTATAAAG GTGAACATGACGATTTGGAGCTTCCTTTCTTTAATATTACTACAATATCTGATGCCACGAATAACTTCTCGATTCGCAACAAACTCGGTGAAGGTGGTTTTGGACCGGTATATAAG GGTATGCTGCGAGATGGCCAAGAAATTGCGGTCAAAAGGCTTTCGGGTAGTTCCCTGCAAGGATTGAAAGAATTTAAGAATGAAGTGATATTATGTGCTAAGCTTCAACATCGAAATCTTGTTAAAGTTATTGGTTGTTGTattgaaaaagatgaaaaaatgcTGGTCTATGAATACATGTCAAACACAGGCCTAGATTCATTTCTTTTTG ATCCAATTCAAAGTAAATTGTTAAATTGGTCTACGCGTTTTGACATTTTGTATGGAATTGCTCGAGGTCTTCTTTATCTACATCAAGATTCAAGGTTAAGAATCATACACAGAGATTTGAAGGCAAGCAACATTTTATTAGACAGTGGTATGAATCCTAAAATTTCAGATTTTGGTCTTGCTAGAATGTGTGGAGGTGACCAAATTGAAGGGCAAACAAGTAGAATAGTTGGCACATA tGGTTACATGGCACCTGAATATGCCATTGACGGACTATTCTCTATTAAATCAGATGTATTTAGCTTCGGTGTATTATTGCTAGAACTTATAAGTGGAAAGAGAAATCGAACACTTCCCTACAATCGATACGATCACAATCTTATTGGGCAT GCATGGAGATTATGGAAAGAGGGAATTGCACACACATTGATTGATGATAATTTAAAAGACACATGTATTCTTAATGAAGCTTTACGGTGCATTCAAATAGGACTTTTATGTCTACAACAACATCCCGACGATAGGCCAAACATGACATCTGTTGTTGTGATGTTGAGCAGTAATAATGTTTTACCTCAACCACATGAACCAGgtttcttaattaaaaaaatatcaatcaaagGAGAAGCTTCTTCCGAAAGACAATCATCGTCTTCAATAAATAATATAACTATCTCAATATTAGATGCAAGATAG
- the LOC123905706 gene encoding G-type lectin S-receptor-like serine/threonine-protein kinase SD1-1, with protein sequence MSGMKLGWDLETGLERYISSWKSVDNPAKGEITTRVDLRGYPQVIMFNGSSHIIFRSGPWNGQSLAGSPGSNSALSQIFVFNEKEVYYEYQILDCSIFSVLKLMPYGPAQNLFWTSQSRNRQVLPTSADECQIYAFCGANSVCSIDGNNHPNCECMKGYVPKFSEEWNLAFWSNGCIRTKELSYTDGFLKYTLVKVPDTSSSWFSKKLNLEECRNICLRNGSCVAYANIDIRNGGSGCLIWFNNLMDVRKFSKWGQDLYVRVSPSELDQHAAIEHKNNKNKIVGITFGVIIFGLITFLSILTIKNPGVARKFCCSICNTKPRKEDLDLTTIDLSVLVKATDNFSSSNKLGEGGFGPVYKGTMVDGQEIAVKRLSKKSGQGLQEFKNEVALIAKLQHRNLVKLLGCCTQGGETMLIYEYMPNKSLDYFIFDEIERMSLDWTKRFNIISGIAWGLLYLHRDSRLRIVHRDLKASNILLDANLDPKISDFGLARTFFGDQVEANTNRVAGTYGYMPPEYADRGHFSMKSDVFSYGVIVLEIVSGKKNTKFSDPEYYHNLLGYAWRLWSEERALELLDESLRQQCTPSEVIRCVQVGLLCVQQRPEDRPDISSVVLMLNGEKLLPKPNVPGFYIENNVKPELDSSSTDHNLFSTNGLSITVLVAR encoded by the exons ATGTCAGGAATGAAGCTTGGATGGGACTTAGAAACTGGTCTAGAAAGATATATATCATCTTGGAAAAGTGTTGATAATCCTGCTAAGGGGGAAATCACTACAAGAGTTGATCTAAGAGGATATCCACAAGTAATTATGTTCAATGGATCTTCTCATATAATATTTAGATCAGGGCCATGGAATGGTCAATCTTTAGCTGGATCACCAGGTTCAAATTCTGCACTGTCACAAATTTTTGTCTTCAATGAAAAAGAAGTGTACTATGAGTACCAAATTCTTGACTGTTCAATTTTCAGTGTTCTTAAATTAATGCCTTATGGACCTGCACAAAATTTGTTTTGGACAAGTCAATCAAGAAACCGGCAAGTTTTACCGACAAGCGCAGATGAATGTCAAATATATGCATTTTGTGGTGCAAATTCTGTATGTAGTATTGATGGTAATAACCATCCAAATTGTGAATGCATGAAAGGATATGTTCCAAAATTTTCAGAAGAGTGGAATTTAGCATTTTGGTCGAATGGTTGTATTCGAACGAAGGAACTTAGTTATACAGACGGTTTCTTGAAGTACACACTCGTGAAAGTGCCGGACACATCTTCTTCATGGTTTAGTAAGAAGTTGAATCTTGAAGAATGTCGAAATATCTGTCTGAGAAATGGTTCGTGTGTAGCGTATGCAAATATCGATATCCGTAATGGAGGAAGTGGATGTCTGATATGGTTTAATAATCTTATGGATGTGAGGAAATTCTCTAAATGGGGACAAGATCTTTATGTCAGAGTCTCTCCTTCAGAATTAG ATCAACATGCAGCAATTGAACACAAAAACAACAAGAATAAGATAGTAGGAATCACATTTGGTGTGATTATTTTTGgattaattacatttttatccATATTGACTATTAAAAATCCAG GGGTTGCAAGAAAGTTTTGCTGCTCAATTTGCAATACAAAACCAAGGAAGGAAGACCTTGATTTAACAACAATCGATTTGTCCGTCTTGGTTAAAGCCACCGACAACTTTTCGAGCAGTAACAAACTCGGAGAAGGTGGTTTTGGACCCGTATACAAG GGCACAATGGTAGATGGGCAAGAGATAGCGGTGAAAAGGCTTTCGAAGAAGTCGGGACAAGGGTTGCAGGAATTCAAAAATGAAGTAGCATTGATCGCCAAACTTCAACACCGTAATCTTGTCAAGCTTCTCGGATGTTGCACTCAAGGAGGAGAAACAATGTTGATCTATGAATACATGCCGAACAAAAGTTTGGACTACTTTATTTTTG ATGAAATCGAAAGGATGTCACTAGATTGGACTAAGCGTTTCAACATTATCAGTGGCATTGCCTGGGGACTTCTTTATCTTCATCGTGACTCTAGGTTGAGGATAGTCCACAGAGATCTAAAAGCGAGCAATATATTACTAGATGCAAATTTGGATCCAAAAATATCAGACTTTGGTTTGGCTCGAACATTTTTTGGAGATCAAGTTGAGGCAAACACAAATAGGGTGGCCGGAACATA TGGTTACATGCCTCCAGAGTACGCTGATCGTGGACATTTCTCTATGAAATCTGATGTCTTTAGTTATGGTGTGATAGTACTCGAGATAGTGTCCGGGAAGAAGAACACGAAATTTTCCGATCCAGAATATTACCACAATCTTCTTGGATAT GCGTGGAGATTATGGTCAGAAGAAAGGGCATTGGAACTATTGGATGAAAGTTTACGGCAACAATGTACGCCTTCTGAAGTCATTCGATGCGTACAAGTGGGATTATTATGCGTTCAACAAAGACCGGAAGATAGGCCAGACATTTCATCTGTGGTTCTAATGCTGAATGGCGAGAAATTATTGCCAAAGCCAAATGTTCCTGGCTTTTACATTGAAAACAATGTAAAACCTGAATTAGATTCTTCGTCTACGGATCATAATCTATTTTCGACAAATGGATTATCCATCACAGTGTTAGTTGCAAGATAG
- the LOC123905703 gene encoding uncharacterized protein LOC123905703, producing the protein MLTTMILVPRQPLLVLKKHSLINNHFHAKKLIIRNERTSSFNYKSTVNLPLNELPGASFDQYMDDKLRVVKAVFPDKGTTKQLNEEEWRIKMPPIQCIFFSVQPIADVRLRFKSNGEDYPPHIPHHISQILELQFIKWELQGLNTFYNVDDPFHFSLDVNGSMYPERRGKHSWLKNQIEMKINFVVSPAMIFVPDHVLQDAVELVFKTIWNNMKQEFHGRLLADYNNFKRCKFKKNSV; encoded by the exons ATGTTAACAACCATGATTTTGGTTCCTAGGCAACCTTTATTAGTCCTAAAGAAGCATAGTTTGATCAATAATCATTTCCATGCAAAGAAATTGATTATTAGGAATGAAAGAACTtcatcatttaattataaaagcaCAGTTAATCTTCCTCTTAATGAGTTGCCAGGG GCTTCCTTTGATCAATATATGGATGACAAACTCAGAGTAGTCAAAGCAGTATTTCCTGACAAAGGAACCACTAAACAACTCAATGAG GAAGAATGGAGAATAAAAATGCCTCCTATTCAATGCATATTCTTTAGTGTTCAACCAATAGCAGATGTAAGGTTAAGATTTAAGTCTAATGGAGAAGATTATCCACCTCACATTCCTCATCACATTAGCCAAATTCTTGAGCTTCAATTT ATAAAATGGGAGCTACAAGGACTCAATACTTTTTACAATGTTGATGATCCTTTCCACTTCAGCTTAGATGTAAATGGTTCTATGTATCCAGAAAGGAGGGGAAAACATAGTTGGCTCAAGAATCAAATTGAGATGAAGATAAACTTTGTTGTTTCTCCAGCAATGATTTTTGTTCCTGATCATGTCTTACAAGATGCAGTAGAGTTG GTTTTCAAAACAATCTGGAATAATATGAAGCAAGAATTTCATGGTAGATTATTGGCAGATTATAATAATTTCAAGAGGTGCAAATTCAAGAAGAATTCAGTCTGA
- the LOC123905701 gene encoding uncharacterized protein LOC123905701 — protein MERSEKPNPTKPNPKALRAYERLMHHRKVLTKPDTDEEEPFDHDLMEFLEEVHRPKDEIPVGIAAETFLMHQMILNGEMDISAARKEELRASLIEARKSSQEKQLLQAEIKNISGQSLHPQ, from the exons ATGGAACGTTCCGAGAAGCCGAATCCTACCAAGCCGAACCCCAAAGCGCTACGTG CCTATGAGAGGCTGATGCATCACAGAAAAGTCTTAACAAAGCCTGATACTGACGAGGAAGAACCTTTTGACCATGACCTAATGG AATTTTTGGAGGAAGTGCACCGTCCAAAGGATGAAATACCAGTGGGCATAGCTGCTGAAACGTTCCTTATGCACCAGATGATACTTAACGGTGAAATG GATATCAGCGCCGCCAGGAAAGAGGAGTTGCGTGCTTCCCTAATTGAAGCTCGTAAGTCTTCACAGGAGAAGCAATTGCTGCAGGCTGAGATCAAAAATATCTCAGGACAGTCACTTCACCCACAGTAG